One segment of Gasterosteus aculeatus chromosome 3, fGasAcu3.hap1.1, whole genome shotgun sequence DNA contains the following:
- the hhatla gene encoding hedgehog acyltransferase like, a produces the protein MGIKAALPRYELYLYSAVLAAALIWAGSWISEASSENVNRKAFKESVKPGWHYFGRKMDVADFEWMMWFSTFRNHILFALMGHVVFAKIFTLLAPKHRSLIFAVYGCLAVLITMGWTFMALVLSHCVVLYSFALVKKKWLIFAAGLTTLASIKLEPYNSWQEALVTGSFDLQDILFYGGCGFSIMRCMSFALENCERKDGNYTFSDLLRYNFYLPFFFFGPIMTFDRFHAQVNNTQLTRKERELWNITTKALQHLGVILVVDVFFHYLYILTIPSDMKLVSKLTDWSLAGLAYSNLVYDWVKAAVMFGVINTVATLDHLDPPQPPKCITMLYVFSETHFDRGINDWLCKYVYDYIGGDHDKIFKELLATICTFAITTLWLGPCQLVYIWSFFNCFGLNFELWVAKLFSIPPFSTIEGLMGEGMSRRIRGVFNAANFWTIVLYNVLALNSLEFAKLVGRRLIFKGFPLSTLSVLLVTYCGVQLVKERERQQALLDDPEPVKAVDGGKEKAE, from the exons ATGGGGATCAAGGCTGCCCTCCCCAGATATGAGCTGTATCTCTACTCAGCGGTGCTCGCTGCAGCCTTGATATGGGCAGGCAGTTGGATATCGGAAGCTTCAAGTG aGAATGTGAACAGAAAGGCCTTCAAAGAAAGTGTGAAACCTGGATGGCATTACTTTGGCAGGAAAATG GACGTTGCAGACTTCGAGTGGATGATGTGGTTCTCTACATTCCGCAATCATATCCTTTTTGCTCTCATGGGTCACGTTGTCTTTGCCAAGATATTCACCCTCTTGGCTCCAAAG CACAGATCCTTGATCTTTGCTGTGTACGGTTGTTTGGCAGTGCTGATCACGATGGGCTGGACCTTCATGGCCCTGGTCCTGTCTCACTGCGTCGTACTCTACAGCTTCGCCCTAGTCAAGAAGAAGTGGCTGATCTTTGCGGCTGGCCTTACCACGCTGGCCTCCATCAAGCTGGAGCCCTATAACTCCTGGCAG GAAGCCCTGGTGACGGGCTCTTTCGACCTGCAGGACATCCTGTTTTATGGAGGATGCGGCTTCAGCATCATGCGCTGTATGAGCTTTGCGTTGGAGAACTGCGAGAGGAAGGACGGCAACTACACATTCTCCGACCTGCTGCGATACAACTTCTACCTCCCGTTCTTCTTTTTTGGACCTATCATGACTTTTGACAGGTTCCATGCCCAG GTGAACAACACCCAGCTGACCCGCAAGGAAAGGGAGCTGTGGAACATCACCACCAAGGCGTTGCAGCATCTGGGGGTTATTCTGGTGGTGGACGTCttcttccactacctctacatCTTGACTATCCCCAGTGACATGAAGCTGGTGTCCAAGCTTACTGACTGGAGTCTCG CTGGTCTGGCTTATTCCAATCTGGTGTATGACTGGGTGAAAGCTGCCGTGATGTTCGGTGTCATCAACACTGTGGCTACACTGGACCACCTGGACCCCCCTCAGCCTCCCAAGTGTATCACCATGCTCTACGTCTTTTCCGAGAC GCACTTTGACCGAGGCATCAACGACTGGCTGTGCAA GTATGTTTACGACTACATTGGCGGGGATCACGATAAAATCTTCAAGGAGCTCCTGGCGACCATCTGCACTTTCGCCATCACCACCTTGTGGCTTGGCCCGTGTCAGCTGGTTTACATCTGGTCCTTTTTCAACTGCTTCGGCCTCAACTTTGAGCTGTGGGTGGCCAAGTTGTTCTCCATTCCGCCATTTTCTACCATTGAA GGCTTGATGGGTGAAGGCATGTCACGCAGGATCCGGGGTGTGTTCAACGCTGCCAACTTCTGGACCATTGTCCTCTACAATGTCCTCGCCCTGAACAGTTTGGAGTTTGCCAAACTGGTGGGAAGACGACTGATTTTTAAAG GTTTCCCTCTGTCCACCCTCTCTGTGCTACTCGTGACCTACTGTGGCGTGCAGCTGGTGAAGGAAAGGGAGCGACAACAAGCCCTGCTGGACGATCCGGAGCCGGTGAAGGCCGTGGACGGGGgcaaagaaaaagcagaataa
- the LOC120816319 gene encoding kelch-like protein 40a — protein sequence MAAMTIDPLEQPRMYQQSLLQDGLCDLLENDKFVDCVLKIQDQKFPCHRLVLAASSPFFKAMFLSDLEESKKREIVLKDVEPGVMGMILRYLYTSDINLTEQNVQDIFMVANMYQIPSIFSVCVSYLQEKLVLGNCLAIFRLGLLLDCPRLALTAREFICERYQVVVRDQDFLQLGPSELAIIITSDALNIDREEQVFESLMDWVRHDETNRVKDLPELLHCVRFRLIPLDYFKEKVESHQYLRFSQDIKKELDLVNDAYRGRLPKPSKPSDDGAEGGEGREEEDDEEEEGYLPGILNNNPRFGMFELELILMISDTGTVAYDPVGNECFVASESTEIPKNHCSLVTKENQVFVVGGLLYNEENKDEPYSSYFLQFDPVSSEWLGMPSQPSPRCLFGLTEAENSIFVVGGKELKEGEHALDSVIIYDRQSFKWGESDPLPYEVYGHGTVSHKGLVYVVGGKSESKKCMRRVCVYNPTKFEWKDLAPLKTARSLFGITVHRDQIYVVTGVTDSGLTSTVEVYDIATNRWSEFTEFPQERSSLNLISMGGFLYAVGGFAMMPSETSEEPVPTEMTDIWRYDEPDQCWNGILREISYAEGCTILPVRLNTLRLTKL from the exons ATGGCTGCCATGACCATAGACCCTTTGGAGCAGCCTCGGATGTACCAACAGAGTCTGCTTCAGGACGGACTGTGTGACCTCTTGGAGAACGACAAGTTTGTGGACTGTGTCCTCAAAATTCAGGACCAGAAGTTCCCCTGCCACCGCTTGGTTTTGGCTGCTAGCAGCCCCTTCTTCAAGGCCATGTTCTTGTCCGACCTGGAGGAGAGCAAGAAGCGCGAGATTGTCCTCAAAGACGTGGAGCCGGGTGTTATGGGGATGATTCTGAGATACTTGTATACCTCTGACATTAATCTGACGGAACAGAACGTCCAGGATATCTTCATGGTTGCCAACATGTACCAGATCCCCTCCATCTTTTCAGTATGTGTGTCCTACCTCCAAGAGAAGCTGGTGCTGGGAAACTGCTTGGCTATCTTCAGGCTGGGTCTGCTGCTGGATTGTCCAAGGCTCGCTCTGACCGCTAGAGAGTTCATCTGCGAGCGCTACCAGGTTGTTGTCAGGGACCAGGACTTCCTGCAGCTGGGCCCGAGCGAGTtggccatcatcatcacctcAGACGCCCTCAACATTGATCGGGAAGAGCAGGTGTTTGAGTCCCTGATGGACTGGGTCAGACATGACGAGACCAACCGGGTCAAGGACCTGCCGGAGCTGCTGCACTGTGTCCGTTTCCGGCTCATACCTTTGGATTACTTCAAAGAGAAAGTGGAGAGCCACCAGTACCTGCGGTTCAGCCAGGACATCAAGAAGGAGTTGGATCTCGTCAACGATGCTTACAGGGGGCGTCTCCCAAAGCCCAGTAAGCCCAGCGACGAtggggcagagggaggagaaggaagggaggaggaggacgatgaggaggaggaaggatacCTGCCGGGTATACTCAACAACAACCCTCGCTTTGGGATGTTTGAGCTGGAGCTGATACTTATGATCAGTGACACTGGGACTGTGGCGTATGACCCGGTTGGAAATGAGTGCTTTGTGGCCTCTGAGTCCACAGAAATTCCCAAAAACCACTGTAGCCTTGTTACCAAGGAGAACCAGGTGTTTGTTGTCGGAGGACTTCTCTACAACGAAGAAAACAAAGACGAACCATACAGCTCCTACTTCCTGCAG TTTGACCCAGTGAGTTCAGAGTGGTTAGGGATGCCCTCGCAACCCAGCCCCCGCTGTCTGTTCGGCCTGACCGAAGCGGAAAACTCCATCTTTGTCGTCGGAGGAAAGGAACTGAAGGAGGGCGAGCACGCCCTGGACTCAGTCATCATCTATGACAGACA GTCATTTAAATGGGGAGAATCAGACCCGCTGCCTTATGAAGTGTACGGCCATGGAACCGTATCACACAAAGGTCTAGTCTACGTGGTTGGAGGAAAATCTGAAAGCAA GAAATGCATGCGAAGAGTCTGTGTCTACAACCCCACGAAGTTTGAGTGGAAGGACCTGGCTCCCCTGAAGACGGCCCGCTCCCTGTTTGGTATCACCGTGCACCGAGACCAGATCTACGTGGTGACCGGCGTCACCGACTCAGGCCTCACCAGCACCGTGGAAGTCTACGACATCGCCACCAACAG GTGGTCTGAGTTCACAGAGTTCCCTCAGGAGCGCAGCTCCCTCAATCTGATCTCGATGGGAGGCTTCCTGTACGCTGTGGGGGGCTTTGCTATGATGCCCAGTGAAACCAGTGAGGAGCCCGTCCCAACAGAGATGACGGACATCTGGAG GTACGATGAGCCAGACCAGTGCTGGAATGGGATTTTGCGAGAGATTAGCTATGCAGAGGGATGCACTATTCTTCCAGTGCGCCTCAACACTCTGCGCCTCACCAAGTTATAA